One genomic segment of Hordeum vulgare subsp. vulgare chromosome 2H, MorexV3_pseudomolecules_assembly, whole genome shotgun sequence includes these proteins:
- the LOC123430864 gene encoding E3 ubiquitin-protein ligase RNF14-like, translating into MESPHHASLGEGGLSPSPEAVRMLREMLLRDLEEGEGPDLPEELLLSNDQLQQDEILALEAIYGDNLDIFGEKSVPRSFQIHVHCEIPDGISVSTELQSVDDYQDDQFTFNVKHLAPISLTCLMPPSYPSHHPPYFSLGVQWLDRVKVSTLCHMLDSIWAQQSGQEVVFEWVQWLQSSTLSHLGFDGGIIICKSDSTMAPVDARVVGEILSVEDVVQRLMSYDEEQCLQTFLRGLHVCTICLSEHPGIDFVELPCRHYFCWRCMETYSKMHVKEGSVLKLVCPNDKCGCFVPPKLLKKLLGDAGFEWWERLVFQKTLDSRADIAYCPRCETACLADEDSAQCSNCLFTFCVRCRNRRHVGERCMTPEEKLISVQEREKARNLSKGNAGRKVSASDIFSIKEILRSSVMCPHCGFAISRVSGCDQMLCRNCEKSFCYACGKASSQGHTSEQCKIDREKLRVKVEVNDVVRNMQKELKLALSRAHPCPGCRQPNFKVGNNNHIFCETCRVHYCALCHTVVRKSKEHYGPRGCKQHTVDPDFV; encoded by the exons ATGGAGAGCCCTCATCACGCCTCCCTCGGAGAGGGCGGCCTCTCGCCGTCGCCGGAGGCCGTGAGGATGCTGCGCGAGATGTTGCTCCGGGACctcgaggagggggaggggcccgATCTGCCGGAGGAGCTGCTGCTCTCCAACGACCAGCTGCAGCAAGACGAG ATACTGGCACTTGAGGCAATTTATGGAgacaatttggatatttttggtgAAAAGTCTGTACCACGCTCTTTCCAG atccatgtgcactgtgAAATTCCAGATGGTATCAGTGTGTCCACAGAACTCCAGAGTGTTGATGATTACCAAGACGACCAGTTCACATTCAATGTCAAGCACTTGGCTCCAATATCACTGACATGCCTTATGCCTCCATCATATCCGAGCCATCATCCTCCGTACTTCTCTCTCGGTGTACAGTGGTTGGATCGTGTGAAGGTCTCAACCCTTTGTCACATGCTTGACTCGATTTGGGCACAGCAGTCTGGACAGGAAGTTGTTTTTGAGTGGGTGCAGTGGCTGCAGAGCTCTACACTCTCTCATCTTGGTTTTGATGGCGGGATAATCATATGCAAGTCTGATAGTACGATGGCTCCTGTGGATGCTCGGGTTGTTGGAGAGATTCTGTCTGTAGAGGATGTTGTTCAACGGTTGATGAGCTACGATGAAGAGCAATGCCTTCAAACATTTCTTCGTGGTCTCCATGTCTGCACAATTTGTTTGAGTGAGCACCCAG GCATCGACTTCGTAGAACTTCCATGCCGTCATTACTTTTGCTGGAGGTGCATGGAGACATACTCAAAGATGCATGTCAAGGAAGGATCAGTCCTGAAATTGGTGTGCCCTAATGACAAATGTGGATGTTTTGTTCCTCCTAAACTATTGAAGAAGTTGCTTGGAGATGCAGGTTTTGAATGGTGGGAAAGATTGGTATTTCAGAAGACTCTAGACTCAAGGGCTGATATAGCTTACTGTCCAAGATGTGAAACAGCTTGCCTGGCAGATGAGGACAGCGCCCAGTGCTCCAATTGCCTCTTCACCTTCTGCGTCCGCTGCAGAAACCGACGCCACGTAGGGGAGAGATGCATGACTCCAGAAGAAAAACTTATTTCTGTACAG GAGCGTGAGAAGGCACGCAACTTGAGCAAAGGCAATGCTGGACGTAAAGTCTCGGCGAGTGATATATTTAGCATCAAGGAAATACTCCGTTCTTCTGTTATGTGTCCGCATTGTGGTTTTGCCATCTCACGCGTGTCAGGCTGCGACCAGATGCTTTGCAGAAACTGTGAGAAGTCGTTCTGTTATGCATGTGGCAAGGCATCAAGTCAAGGTCAtacaag TGAACAATGCAAAATCGATAGGGAGAAGCTGAGAGTGAAGGTGGAGGTGAATGATGTCGTCAGAAACATGCAGAAAGAGCTGAAACTGGCACTGTCCAGAGCGCATCCGTGCCCGGGCTGCCGCCAGCCAAATTTCAAG GTTGGGAACAACAACCACATCTTCTGCGAGACATGCCGGGTTCACTACTGCGCCCTGTGCCACACGGTGGTGCGCAAGAGCAAGgagcactacggcccccgagggtGCAAGCAGCACACCGTCGACCCCGACTTCGTTTAG
- the LOC123430865 gene encoding uncharacterized protein LOC123430865, whose translation MARALFRFSLYRHRIPSRPWCGHSADAACAHLARPLPRWILAPSFGHGASTLPTSGSLVVHGAGTPPLQPGPSPSSTTAGSWLHRPTMLTFILLKREVSWRPVEELPPAREPHYIII comes from the exons ATGGCGCGAGCACTCTTCCGCTTCAGCCTCTACCGCCACCGGATCCCCAGCCGTCCATGGTGCGGGCACTCCGCCGATGCAGCCTGCGCCCACCTCGCTCGGCCCCTTCCCCGCTGGATCCTAGCTCCATCGTTCGGCCATGGCGCGAGCACTCTTCCGACCTCCGGATCCCTGGTCGTCCACGGCGCGGGCACTCCGCCGCTGCAGCCGGGCCCTTCCCCAAGCTCCACCACCGCCGGATCCTGGCTCCATCGGCCGACCATG CTGACATTCATACTCCTAAAACGAGAGGTGTCGTGGCGTCCGGTAGAGGAGTTGCCCCCGGCCCGTGAGCCGCATTATATTATCATCTGA